The Candidatus Nitrosocosmicus franklandus genome contains a region encoding:
- a CDS encoding tRNA (cytidine(56)-2'-O)-methyltransferase: protein MLEEKSKSSISIPQKSSFKVSVLRIGHRLVRDDRTTTHAVLVSRALGCERIYMTDVDDEIKNTLKKVNKRWGGENEFQLEIIDNWKQIIRNWKASNGIVVHLTMYGCLINEEIAEIRALDRDILVVIGAEKVPKEVYFLADYNIAIGNQPHSEIASLAIFLDRIFEGRQFDRKLTNESMRIVPTEKGKNVIKIK, encoded by the coding sequence TTGTTAGAAGAAAAAAGCAAGTCTTCTATTAGTATCCCTCAGAAATCCTCGTTCAAAGTATCGGTCCTAAGGATCGGTCACAGGCTAGTAAGAGACGACAGAACAACAACTCATGCTGTACTTGTATCACGCGCACTCGGCTGTGAACGAATCTATATGACAGATGTTGATGATGAGATAAAAAATACCCTAAAGAAAGTCAATAAAAGATGGGGAGGTGAAAATGAGTTCCAACTCGAAATAATAGACAATTGGAAGCAGATAATTAGAAACTGGAAAGCGAGTAATGGAATTGTCGTTCATCTTACAATGTATGGATGCCTGATAAATGAAGAAATTGCCGAAATAAGAGCATTGGATCGGGATATATTAGTGGTTATCGGTGCAGAAAAAGTTCCAAAGGAAGTCTATTTTTTGGCCGATTACAATATTGCTATTGGAAATCAACCTCACTCAGAAATTGCATCCTTGGCAATTTTTCTCGATAGAATATTTGAAGGCAGGCAATTTGATAGAAAATTGACTAATGAATCGATGAGGATTGTTCCTACTGAAAAGGGAAAGAATGTAATCAAAATTAAGTAG
- a CDS encoding winged helix-turn-helix domain-containing protein, whose amino-acid sequence MDDTQLRAKRTRIKILRAIVKKNGSACFSEIRSITGLSTGSIYYHLERMKNYVLKNSKHYVITKEGIDLLVELDKKKDFVLSKKPI is encoded by the coding sequence ATGGATGATACGCAGCTTAGAGCTAAAAGGACCAGGATTAAAATACTAAGAGCGATTGTGAAAAAGAACGGGTCTGCCTGTTTTTCTGAGATCAGATCTATTACGGGCTTGTCAACTGGTTCCATTTATTATCATCTAGAAAGAATGAAAAATTATGTTTTAAAGAATTCAAAACATTATGTTATAACCAAAGAAGGAATTGATTTGTTGGTTGAATTAGACAAAAAGAAGGACTTTGTACTATCTAAAAAACCAATCTAG
- a CDS encoding formate--phosphoribosylaminoimidazolecarboxamide ligase, whose protein sequence is MAVVDSQNKVQNDIDIDGKLTIMTLGSHCSLQVLKGAKDEGFETLLVCDEKRVDMYKRFKFIDHLISVKSFNEITNADFQTDLITRFNPILIPHGTLISTLDMAALENIKIPIFGNKWILRWESDRVLKQQLMNESDMHSPIQLESKHEIDGLCIVKLHGAAGGKGYFLVTNRKEFEDQARLLIESKTIRSEEDLFIQKYANGVPVYLQYFYSPINNELELLGIDRRYETDIDAIGRIPSKYQLSATIEPSYTVVGNIPIVLRESLLPEVYSMGERFVNASRKLVPPGIPGPFCIEGVYDNNANFTAFEFSARIVAGTNLYISGSPYSDLLYDVPMSMGRRIALEINKAKDLSKIELVTT, encoded by the coding sequence ATGGCAGTGGTAGATAGTCAAAACAAAGTACAAAACGACATAGACATAGACGGTAAATTAACCATAATGACTCTGGGATCGCATTGCTCACTCCAAGTTTTAAAGGGTGCTAAAGATGAAGGATTTGAAACCTTACTAGTATGCGATGAAAAGCGTGTTGATATGTACAAGCGATTCAAGTTTATCGATCATCTAATATCTGTAAAAAGTTTTAACGAAATTACTAATGCCGATTTTCAGACAGATCTGATTACGAGGTTTAATCCGATTTTGATCCCACATGGCACCTTGATATCCACATTGGATATGGCTGCGCTGGAAAATATAAAGATTCCAATATTTGGTAATAAATGGATCTTACGTTGGGAATCTGACAGAGTTCTGAAACAACAGTTGATGAATGAATCTGATATGCACTCTCCAATTCAGCTTGAGTCTAAACATGAAATAGATGGCCTGTGTATAGTGAAATTACACGGTGCAGCGGGCGGTAAGGGGTATTTTCTCGTTACTAATAGAAAGGAGTTCGAGGATCAAGCCCGACTCTTGATCGAGTCCAAAACAATCAGATCTGAGGAAGATTTGTTTATTCAAAAATATGCTAATGGCGTTCCAGTTTATCTCCAATATTTCTATTCTCCTATAAATAATGAACTAGAATTATTAGGTATTGATAGAAGATACGAGACCGACATCGACGCTATAGGTAGAATACCATCAAAGTATCAATTATCTGCTACTATTGAACCATCTTATACAGTGGTTGGCAACATACCTATTGTATTAAGGGAATCTTTGCTACCTGAAGTCTATAGTATGGGTGAACGATTCGTAAACGCATCTCGAAAGCTGGTACCACCTGGGATTCCTGGCCCATTTTGTATTGAGGGTGTTTATGATAATAACGCCAACTTTACAGCATTTGAGTTCTCTGCCCGAATAGTAGCTGGAACCAATCTGTATATTTCAGGCTCTCCATATTCTGATTTGTTATATGACGTTCCAATGAGCATGGGTAGACGAATAGCTCTTGAGATTAACAAAGCAAAAGATTTGTCTAAAATTGAGTTGGTTACTACGTAG
- a CDS encoding NUDIX hydrolase has product MSEEGYNIINRKIIHDGPVKLRIDSFVFRGKTFEKEVVEHSPSVGIIPKISEEEILLIRQFRHAVNRYLIEIPAGKIEHNELPHEAAKRELAEETGYSGILQPLTKCFLAPSYDTELMHFFIACDLTKLKQSSNMDEDENITTMNVKIKDAIKYCYDGTITDCKTVSAILLYYLILSGEHKIINNN; this is encoded by the coding sequence ATGTCCGAAGAAGGTTATAATATCATAAATAGGAAGATAATTCACGACGGTCCAGTAAAGCTAAGAATCGATTCATTTGTTTTTAGGGGAAAGACTTTCGAAAAGGAGGTCGTTGAGCACAGTCCATCGGTGGGAATAATTCCTAAAATCAGTGAAGAAGAAATATTACTAATAAGACAATTCAGGCATGCGGTAAATAGGTATTTGATAGAAATACCAGCTGGTAAGATCGAACATAATGAATTACCTCATGAGGCCGCCAAAAGAGAATTGGCCGAAGAGACAGGATATTCAGGGATATTGCAACCTTTAACTAAATGTTTTTTGGCCCCAAGTTACGATACAGAACTAATGCATTTTTTTATTGCCTGTGATCTAACTAAGTTAAAGCAGTCCAGTAACATGGATGAGGACGAAAACATTACAACTATGAATGTCAAAATAAAAGATGCAATAAAATATTGTTATGATGGAACGATAACCGATTGTAAAACGGTGTCAGCAATTTTACTTTATTATCTTATTCTGAGTGGTGAGCACAAGATAATTAATAATAATTGA
- the thsB gene encoding thermosome subunit beta — translation MASIQQTAGGMPVLILKEGTKESKGRDAQKNNITAAKLVAEIVRSSLGPRGMDKMLVDSLGDVTITNDGATILKEIDVQHPAAKIMVEVAKSVDNEVGDGTTSSVIFAGALLEKAEELIGKDVHPSAIVDGFTAASEQALVVLNKIALKVNVNDKDLLNKIARTSMDSKLVSDDSPVLSDIVVNAAKQVAEKSSNGDSLRIDLDNIKVEKKAGASIRDTTLIQGIVLDKEIVHAGMPKRIEDAKIALINSALEIEKTEMSAEIRISEPQQMQMFLEEENRMLKGMVDKIQSIGANVLLCQKGIDDVAQHYLAKAGILAVRRVKESDMFKLSKATGARLVNNLDDLTEQDLGSANLVEERKVETDKWVFIEGCKNPKAVTILIRGGSQRVVDEADRSMHDSLMVMKDVLEKPSIVAGGGSPEAYIANEIRQWSSSLEGRAQLAAEKFAEALEVIPLTLAENAGMDPIDTMAELKAKQSKGSKWIGINVRTTSVSDIYKNNILEPTAIKEQIIKSATETACMLLRIDDVIAASKSKAPSGPPGGMGGMGGMGGMGGMGGMGGMDMD, via the coding sequence ATGGCTTCAATTCAACAAACAGCTGGTGGTATGCCAGTATTAATATTAAAAGAAGGAACAAAAGAAAGTAAAGGAAGAGACGCACAAAAAAATAATATTACAGCGGCAAAACTGGTGGCTGAGATAGTTAGATCAAGTCTTGGCCCTAGAGGAATGGATAAGATGCTGGTCGATTCACTAGGTGATGTCACAATTACAAACGACGGGGCAACAATTTTGAAAGAAATTGATGTACAACATCCAGCAGCCAAAATTATGGTGGAAGTTGCAAAGTCTGTTGATAATGAGGTTGGTGATGGAACTACTTCCTCTGTAATATTTGCTGGAGCGTTATTGGAAAAGGCTGAGGAGCTAATAGGAAAAGATGTTCATCCATCCGCAATTGTTGATGGCTTTACTGCAGCTTCAGAGCAGGCGTTAGTTGTACTGAATAAAATAGCTTTAAAAGTTAATGTTAATGATAAGGATCTTTTGAATAAGATTGCAAGGACGAGTATGGATTCTAAGTTAGTATCAGACGATAGCCCCGTTTTAAGCGATATCGTAGTGAATGCTGCTAAACAGGTTGCCGAAAAAAGTTCCAATGGGGACAGTTTACGTATTGATTTGGATAATATTAAAGTTGAAAAGAAGGCTGGCGCATCCATTCGCGATACTACCCTGATTCAAGGTATTGTATTGGATAAGGAAATAGTACATGCAGGAATGCCGAAGAGAATTGAAGATGCTAAAATTGCATTAATAAATTCTGCTCTTGAAATTGAAAAAACAGAAATGAGTGCAGAAATTCGAATTAGCGAACCCCAGCAAATGCAAATGTTTCTAGAAGAGGAAAACCGAATGCTTAAAGGCATGGTTGATAAGATCCAATCAATCGGAGCTAATGTTTTATTATGCCAAAAAGGAATTGATGATGTTGCTCAACACTACTTAGCAAAAGCTGGGATTTTGGCTGTAAGACGAGTAAAAGAAAGTGATATGTTTAAACTGTCAAAGGCAACTGGTGCACGTCTGGTAAATAACCTGGATGATTTAACTGAACAAGATTTAGGAAGTGCTAATCTGGTCGAGGAAAGAAAGGTTGAAACTGACAAATGGGTGTTTATTGAAGGCTGTAAGAATCCCAAGGCTGTAACCATATTAATTCGTGGCGGTTCTCAGAGAGTCGTCGACGAAGCCGACAGATCTATGCATGACTCCCTTATGGTTATGAAAGATGTCTTAGAAAAACCATCGATTGTAGCAGGTGGTGGTTCACCTGAAGCTTATATAGCAAATGAAATTAGACAATGGTCTAGCAGCCTAGAAGGACGTGCTCAACTAGCTGCAGAGAAATTTGCAGAAGCTTTGGAAGTCATTCCATTGACTTTGGCTGAAAACGCTGGAATGGATCCAATTGATACTATGGCTGAACTCAAGGCTAAGCAATCAAAAGGTTCTAAGTGGATTGGTATTAATGTTAGAACAACATCTGTATCTGACATTTATAAGAATAATATACTCGAGCCAACTGCAATTAAAGAACAAATCATTAAATCTGCAACTGAAACAGCCTGCATGCTCCTAAGAATTGATGACGTGATTGCAGCCTCAAAGTCCAAGGCTCCGTCTGGTCCACCTGGCGGCATGGGCGGCATGGGCGGCATGGGCGGCATGGGCGGCATGGGCGGCATGGGCGGCATGGATATGGACTAA
- a CDS encoding thioesterase family protein has protein sequence MKFDIKKGAKYDRRIKVEHNQTTSFLWEGENVFSTPSMISEMEETCRLLLKEQFLKSKPDWDSVGTIVDVKHIAATPVGAEILLKAEVIETDARRILFKVSAEDRLELIGEGRHERFIINIPRFKERFYQKVKRLDNLKNPNPN, from the coding sequence ATGAAATTTGACATCAAAAAAGGGGCCAAATACGACAGAAGGATAAAAGTAGAACACAACCAAACAACAAGTTTTCTGTGGGAGGGAGAAAATGTGTTTTCAACACCATCAATGATTTCAGAAATGGAAGAGACTTGTAGGCTACTTCTAAAAGAGCAGTTTCTTAAATCTAAACCAGACTGGGACTCTGTTGGAACAATAGTTGACGTTAAACACATAGCTGCTACCCCGGTTGGAGCTGAAATACTATTGAAGGCAGAAGTGATTGAAACTGATGCTAGGAGAATATTATTCAAGGTATCTGCAGAAGATAGATTGGAATTAATCGGTGAAGGCAGACATGAGAGATTCATCATCAATATTCCCAGATTCAAAGAAAGATTTTATCAAAAGGTAAAAAGACTAGACAACTTGAAAAACCCAAATCCTAATTAA
- a CDS encoding heme o synthase — MKTVGNQVKNYYELTKPKIWYLLVFTAIGAAVSASWLFDVEVSWLTWTLLFVAIAAGSAAADTLTGYNDRDIDAIMERTKGRPIPSGRISPKNALIFGLVLAGISLVCSWFINIWAFALMAFGLFDNIIVYSKWLKRTSQWNIILGGFSGGAPALIGYIAVTFQHVEIGFVMAGLVFFWIPTHIWSLALHVKEDYKKANVPMLPVVSSESKSVRIIALTTLMMVIFSILPFFFNQFGLIYLLTASISGIIMIFLSIWLLMKPSEKTSWLVFKFSSPYLAALFIAFMVDAFFH, encoded by the coding sequence ATGAAGACAGTAGGTAACCAAGTTAAAAATTATTATGAACTGACTAAGCCAAAGATTTGGTATCTACTCGTTTTCACAGCTATAGGTGCAGCAGTCTCAGCATCATGGCTTTTTGACGTTGAGGTCAGTTGGCTAACTTGGACTTTACTATTTGTAGCTATTGCTGCAGGTTCTGCTGCAGCAGATACGCTTACTGGATATAATGATAGGGATATAGATGCCATAATGGAGAGAACTAAGGGACGTCCTATCCCTTCTGGAAGAATCTCTCCAAAAAATGCATTAATTTTTGGACTTGTGTTAGCCGGCATTTCACTTGTTTGTTCGTGGTTCATTAATATCTGGGCATTTGCCCTTATGGCTTTTGGATTATTTGATAATATCATCGTTTATAGTAAATGGTTAAAGCGAACAAGCCAATGGAATATCATCCTTGGCGGCTTCTCTGGAGGGGCTCCTGCGTTAATAGGGTATATAGCAGTAACATTCCAACACGTAGAAATTGGATTTGTAATGGCTGGATTGGTATTTTTCTGGATCCCAACTCACATTTGGAGTTTGGCTTTACATGTAAAAGAAGATTACAAAAAAGCTAATGTTCCTATGTTGCCGGTTGTATCAAGTGAATCTAAATCCGTACGCATAATAGCATTAACAACCCTAATGATGGTGATATTTAGCATATTACCATTCTTTTTTAATCAATTTGGTTTGATATATCTTTTGACAGCATCTATATCTGGAATCATCATGATATTCTTGTCTATTTGGTTATTGATGAAACCAAGCGAGAAAACATCCTGGTTAGTATTTAAATTTAGTAGTCCCTATCTAGCGGCTCTATTTATCGCCTTTATGGTAGATGCATTTTTTCATTAA
- a CDS encoding Lrp/AsnC family transcriptional regulator produces the protein MGRIDDLDLKILSELSKDASISVPNLSKKININSSVVYSRIKRLVKRGLIKKFTIIINDEALGFNVKALTGITMDSKLRDNVLTELFKIPEVREVAEVTGRFDVLVTMTARSLDEMHQIISEKVGRIEGIQKTETFIEMRKTSREVISNSETK, from the coding sequence ATGGGCAGAATCGACGATCTTGATCTAAAGATATTGAGTGAGCTGTCAAAAGATGCTAGCATATCTGTACCCAATCTTTCAAAAAAAATCAATATCAATTCTTCTGTAGTTTATAGTAGAATCAAACGCTTAGTAAAAAGAGGATTAATTAAAAAATTCACAATAATAATCAACGATGAGGCCTTGGGTTTTAATGTTAAGGCCCTAACAGGGATCACCATGGATTCTAAATTACGCGACAATGTATTAACCGAATTGTTCAAGATTCCTGAAGTTAGAGAGGTTGCAGAGGTCACAGGAAGATTTGATGTATTGGTAACAATGACTGCTAGATCACTCGATGAGATGCATCAAATAATATCAGAAAAAGTTGGTCGAATTGAAGGAATTCAGAAAACCGAGACCTTTATTGAAATGAGGAAAACTTCAAGAGAAGTAATATCTAATTCTGAGACCAAATAG
- the asd gene encoding aspartate-semialdehyde dehydrogenase, with the protein MLKVALIGSTGAVGQEFVVALNKHPWFDLTHIVSSERSAGKKYIDAIRDPQSGILKWHNREQVPEYVRDKIVSKIDDIDPKNFDLIFTALESDDAQVIEPKLAQHVPVISTAAAFRYENDVPILIPGINDDHADLLKKQQKERQWKGFIAPLPNCTTTGLAITLKPIIDSFGVKNVFMTSMQALSGAGRSPGVIALDILDNVIPYIPKEEEKVQIETKKILGKYDHSSQEISVNDIKVSCTCTRVPVSDGHTEVVFVETNENTDPSSVKQKMIEFSDKVSIKNLPTAPRDYIVVSDDPTRPQPRVDREINNGMTTVVGRLRKDSVFENGIKYVLLTHNEKMGSAKGAVLLAELLKTKKII; encoded by the coding sequence ATGCTGAAAGTTGCGTTAATCGGTTCGACTGGTGCTGTTGGCCAGGAATTCGTAGTTGCACTGAATAAACATCCTTGGTTTGACCTTACCCATATCGTTTCTTCTGAGAGATCTGCTGGTAAGAAATACATTGATGCAATACGAGACCCTCAATCGGGCATACTTAAATGGCACAACAGAGAACAAGTGCCAGAATATGTTAGAGATAAAATCGTTTCAAAAATCGATGATATTGATCCGAAAAATTTTGATTTAATATTTACTGCTCTTGAATCAGACGATGCACAAGTGATTGAACCTAAATTAGCTCAACATGTTCCTGTAATAAGTACTGCCGCTGCATTTAGGTATGAAAATGATGTACCTATATTGATTCCTGGAATTAATGACGATCATGCTGACCTTCTAAAAAAACAGCAAAAAGAACGACAATGGAAGGGATTTATTGCCCCATTACCTAATTGTACCACTACCGGATTAGCTATTACATTGAAACCCATTATTGATAGTTTCGGCGTCAAGAATGTTTTTATGACCTCAATGCAGGCACTTTCTGGTGCTGGGAGATCTCCAGGTGTAATAGCTTTGGATATTTTAGATAATGTCATACCTTACATTCCAAAAGAGGAAGAAAAGGTACAGATAGAGACGAAAAAAATCCTAGGCAAATATGATCATTCTTCCCAAGAAATTTCTGTCAATGACATCAAGGTTAGCTGTACTTGTACAAGGGTTCCAGTCTCTGATGGACATACAGAAGTAGTTTTCGTTGAGACTAATGAAAACACAGATCCATCTTCAGTGAAGCAGAAGATGATCGAATTTTCTGATAAAGTTTCTATAAAGAATTTACCTACTGCTCCCAGAGATTATATAGTAGTTAGTGATGATCCGACAAGACCCCAACCCCGTGTAGACAGAGAAATAAACAACGGAATGACCACCGTAGTGGGAAGACTTAGAAAAGATTCCGTGTTTGAAAACGGGATAAAATATGTACTCTTGACCCACAATGAAAAAATGGGTTCCGCAAAGGGTGCCGTCTTGCTCGCTGAATTGCTTAAAACTAAAAAAATTATATAA